The proteins below are encoded in one region of Paenarthrobacter ilicis:
- a CDS encoding amino acid permease gives MESSTPLQLDNPPTATAAEAEAGLRRSMGPRHLIMIAMGGVIGSGLFLSSGYTISQAGPLGAVIAYLIGAFVVYLVMACLGELAIAYPVSGAFHIYASRSIGPATGFATAWLYWLCWAVAIGSEFTASGLLMQRWFPDVEVWVWCLIFAAVLFGLNAFSSKFFGESEFWFSIVKVGAIIALIVFGGAALLGFHPLSGSTNHPFLLENFTTSGGLFPNGFTGVLVTALAVFYAFSGSELIGVAAGETKDPAKNIPKAMRSTVIRLLIFFVGAIAVIAATVPYDQVGLDESPFVTVFSSVGIPFAADIMNFVIITALLSAGNSGLFSCARMLYSLADEGQGPRALKRLTRRGIPLVALSVSMVGGLASLVSSVAAPETVYLALVSIAGFAVVGVWMSITASHFFHRRAFIRNGGRLSDLSYKAPFFPVVPVLAFALCLVSLVGIAFDPTQIAALYFGIPFVAACYLFFHFRYGAKAKAKRSR, from the coding sequence ATGGAATCTTCAACACCCCTGCAACTGGACAATCCGCCCACGGCCACGGCTGCCGAAGCTGAGGCCGGGCTTCGCCGCTCAATGGGCCCACGGCACCTCATCATGATCGCGATGGGTGGTGTGATCGGATCCGGCCTGTTCCTGAGTTCCGGATACACCATTTCCCAGGCCGGTCCCCTGGGTGCAGTGATCGCCTACCTGATTGGCGCCTTCGTGGTGTACCTCGTGATGGCCTGCTTGGGGGAGCTGGCAATCGCCTACCCCGTGTCAGGGGCATTCCACATCTACGCGTCCCGATCCATCGGCCCTGCCACCGGTTTCGCCACTGCCTGGCTCTACTGGCTCTGCTGGGCCGTGGCCATCGGGTCCGAGTTCACCGCCTCCGGACTCCTGATGCAGCGCTGGTTCCCCGACGTCGAGGTCTGGGTTTGGTGCCTCATCTTCGCGGCGGTTCTTTTTGGCTTGAATGCCTTCTCTTCCAAGTTCTTCGGTGAATCCGAGTTCTGGTTCTCCATCGTGAAGGTGGGTGCCATCATTGCGCTGATCGTGTTTGGCGGTGCCGCCTTGTTGGGCTTCCATCCGCTATCCGGGTCCACCAACCACCCATTCCTCCTGGAGAACTTCACCACCTCCGGCGGGCTCTTCCCCAACGGCTTCACAGGGGTACTCGTCACGGCTCTCGCGGTGTTCTATGCCTTCTCCGGCTCAGAGTTGATTGGTGTTGCGGCCGGCGAGACCAAAGACCCTGCAAAGAACATCCCCAAGGCCATGCGCAGCACTGTGATCCGGCTCCTGATCTTCTTTGTAGGCGCCATCGCCGTCATTGCGGCCACCGTTCCCTATGACCAAGTGGGGCTGGACGAGAGCCCCTTCGTCACCGTTTTCTCCTCGGTAGGTATCCCCTTCGCGGCGGACATCATGAACTTCGTCATCATCACGGCCCTGCTATCCGCCGGCAACAGTGGGCTGTTCTCCTGCGCACGCATGCTTTATTCACTGGCCGATGAAGGCCAGGGCCCCAGGGCCCTCAAGCGCCTGACCCGCCGGGGCATTCCCTTGGTGGCGCTGTCCGTGAGCATGGTGGGCGGATTGGCTTCCTTGGTCAGCAGTGTTGCGGCCCCTGAGACCGTCTACCTTGCCCTGGTTTCCATCGCCGGTTTCGCGGTGGTGGGTGTCTGGATGTCCATTACGGCCTCCCACTTCTTCCACCGCAGGGCGTTCATCCGCAACGGTGGACGGCTGTCCGATCTCAGCTACAAAGCTCCGTTCTTCCCGGTGGTGCCGGTCCTCGCTTTCGCCCTGTGCCTGGTGTCCCTGGTAGGCATTGCCTTTGACCCAACGCAGATTGCTGCCTTGTACTTCGGTATTCCGTTCGTGGCGGCCTGCTACCTGTTCTTCCACTTCCGTTACGGGGCGAAAGCCAAGGCGAAGCGTTCACGCTGA